In one Lolium rigidum isolate FL_2022 chromosome 3, APGP_CSIRO_Lrig_0.1, whole genome shotgun sequence genomic region, the following are encoded:
- the LOC124701086 gene encoding G-patch domain-containing protein 1-like: protein MAAPEAPTCYVGVARQSAAFRLMKQMGWEEGEGLGKDKQGIKGHVRVKQKQDTLGVGVDTAQNKWAYDTTQFDDILKKLKVQSSNPDKKEVEDVISSPDSTPKKEKPAKDEVAKVTRPQGRYKKRERGKSVKGYSAIDLQGILVRKNESDCEVDQEVQPSGVEETDIIMCQTAVSQAEDVNWWGHKFGYVSGGFLGAKSRKKKSSTQKDPNARQMFGEDDQENLYNLVQDKATSGKQGLGIKDLPMKIAGHRWKGNKKSLGDSDDEISTQSELSELEEDEDEEGSGSDAEVKEIQQAAVKDVPVDAKPRIKFKKLCKKILRQAPSQSMKLKELKEAVEAQSTIFSDFSCRREALSFLKTKLQGSRKFNLEGKRVHLVS from the exons atggccgcgccggAGGCACCCACATGCTACGTCGGGGTCGCGCGCCAGTCCGCCGCCTTCCGCCTCATGAAGCAAATG GGATGGGAAGAAGGTGAAGGCCTTGGGAAAGACAAGCAAGGCATAAAGGGGCATGTTAGAGTGAAGCAAAAGCAGGACACACTAG GTGTTGGTGTAGACACTGCTCAAAACAAATGGGCATACGATACCACCCAATTTGATGATATACTaaagaaactgaaagtg CAATCTTCTAATCCTGATAAAAAAG AAGTTGAGGATGTAATCAGTTCGCCTGACAGTACACCTAAGAAAGAAAAACCTGCAAAGGATGAAGTCGCCAAAGTTACCCGGCCTCAAGGAAG ATACAAGAAACGAGAGAGGGGGAAAAGTGTGAAGGGTTATTCAGCAATTGATCTTCAAGGCATACTT GTTCGGAAAAATGAAAGTGATTGTGAGGTAGATCAGGAAGTTCAACCGTCAGGCGTGGAAGAGACTGATATCATCATGTGTCAGACTGCAG TATCCCAAGCTGAAGATGTGAACTGGTGGGGCCACAAGTTCGGATATGTATCAGGAGGCTTTTTAGGAGCAAAATCTCGCAAGAAGAAATCGTCCACACAAAAAGATCCTAATGCCCGCCAGATGTTTGGGGAAGACGATCAAGAGAATCTATACAACCTTGTCCAG GACAAAGCTACATCTGGAAAGCAGGGTCTTGGCATCAAGGACCTGCCAATGAAAATTGCTGGCCACCGTTGGAAAGGGAACAAAAAATCTCTTGGTGATAGTGATGATGAAATTTCTACCCAGTCTGAATTATCAGAactggaagaggatgaagacgaagaaGGATCTGGTAGTGATGCTGAAGTAAAAGAAATTCAGCAGGCAGCAGTGAAAGATGTTCCTGTGGATGCTAAACCTAGAATCAAatttaagaaactttgcaaaaaaATACTTCGTCAG GCTCCATCTCAGTCCATGAAACTGAAGGAGCTGAAGGAAGCTGTCGAAGCACAATCAACTATATTTTCTGACTTCTCCTGTAGACGCGAAGCTCTATCATTCCTGAAGACGAAG CTACAAGGAAGCAGGAAATTCAACCTGGAGGGCAAGAGGGTGCATCTTGTATCATGA